A stretch of the Fusarium musae strain F31 chromosome 2, whole genome shotgun sequence genome encodes the following:
- a CDS encoding hypothetical protein (BUSCO:EOG09260H81) gives MELADGSTDIVHPENVLTSGFQLGGVSADEDGGYQLGDDALEVLRDLKRWIRFYDEKTNRMDVARCIHEANLIEGDLLPILSTWPENATDSKFKSRIALACFELMVPLTWPMARDRERMTVNHHRHMPVLELAQVGYKRAVINYDGARVLHTAVRVALPSMAIPIGDRTQRDQGIIKLVLFFLRNIAMIEPPPDVKYEGDESQISRSATIDAFSYQDIFLVLLTLASNMGEDFRTEDTSVMEIIYHLVKQVDIEKLFMSEQQLSKAKAGELADMMSKESSMLKAYNRKGPTRHNRFGTMIWVKRDDGKMSSLSGQDALADASMRNQKMDNSKTFRPPRRARKGDKDEKDLGLPTKLNSRAYDQLRSFVEDFLDSGFNPLFQHVRKTIDREAPHVMQYHRRQFFYLVAWFLEAERMRRMARKQSSKNPSEDISSFNLVAGVLNQEMFITLNKALHESLEMKDWHELTAVMRCFTQILLTVQEMSESGNEDNEEIAENVLSRLFYEEATHDAIATIIRTYKDQSFNYLDAATELVHHFLRILEGYSKQNIDMQVRSRKRTRRKKKAAQDAAGIENDNDDNDGSDNDAASAERTTKERKFDFHRFATRFTPQSVVDTFVAFTKYYRDLTDSQLKRAHRYFYRVAFKAEASVMLFRVDIIHLFYNMIKGPAALDKSSKVFKEWEELVKQILRKCFKKLEQRPELLVEMLFSKGSSTAFFLEYGFERQTVTTASKAKPAAELVFKNTEELDRQIAIVVGAMLDKNQANHIAWIKKVLGDAESERKAFMAAEEAMASVEPVPDEAEEQPTESGPKAPPIFFVRPDDKDRRNAIFKNSHMRLLMKLVGLQLLGPASEETPESAWIIPSDVSADVLRDAIHYINQAEFSPPTFEEGVLAEHQLKRKSVPRKKADFDDDEEGELGDPMFGPLGPTVRKPIDEKDGRKKSPRKRRPRKELTEEERQSKRKERRRKEQERLESLRSEAYVRPEDDETDSEYDEVFFAREREAKAKAAAIRYVAERLPASKKPTRKRGIAATESASSSDEEQGGGGDSESGHDSDSGDDFILRAMNTTLEEENEGQPEGALRHGSDGESRKRRRVSVEKTQPDEDQEMGGVNKNGDEDEDETPVITRRPRVRGGFVVDSDDDDDE, from the exons ATGGAGTTGGCAGATGGATCAACAGATATCGTGCACCCAGAA AATGTTCTGACAAGCGGATTCCAGCTTGGAGGTGTCAGCGCCGACGAAGATGGCGGCTATCAACTCGGTGACGATGCCCTCGAGGTTCTTCGCGATCTAAAACGATGGATACGTTTCTACGACGAAAAGACGAATCGGATGGATGTTGCGAGATGCATACACGAGGCGAACCTGATCGAGGGCGACCTGCTCCCCATTCTCTCTACGTGGCCCGAAAACGCCACGGACAGCAAATTCAAGTCCAGGATAGCCTTGGCTTGCTTCGAACTCATGGTTCCTCTCACCTGGCCAATGGCAAGGGACCGAGAACGAATGACGGTCAATCACCACCGCCATATGCCGGTCCTTGAGCTTGCTCAGGTTGGATACAAGCGGGCCGTTATCAACTACGACGGAGCTCGCGTACTTCATACTGCTGTACGGGTGGCTCTCCCTTCCATGGCAATACCGATTGGCGATCGAACACAACGTGATCAAGGTATCATCAAGCTggtcttgttcttcctccGTAACATCGCCATGATCGAGCCTCCCCCTGATGTCAAATACGAAGGCGACGAGTCTCAAATATCTCGATCCGCCACTATCGATGCATTCTCATACCAAGACATCTTTCTCGTGCTCTTAACGCTTGCATCGAACATGGGAGAGGATTTTCGAACCGAAGATACATCTGTCATGGAAATTATATACCATTTAGTGAAACAAGTCGACATTGAAAAGCTCTTCATGAGTGAGCAGCAGCTAAGtaaggccaaggctggagAGCTCGCCGATATGATGAGCAAGGAGTCGTCCATGCTGAAGGCGTACAACCGCAAAGGCCCAACTCGCCACAATCGATTCGGTACTATGATTTGGGTGAAGCGAGACGACGGCAAGATGTCATCACTTTCGGGCCAAGATGCGCTGGCTGATGCCTCTATGAGGAACCAAAAGATGGATAACTCAAAGACTTTCCGGCCTCCTCGGCGAGCACGAAAAGGGGATAAAGATGAGAAAGATCTCGGATTACCAACTAAGCTTAATTCTCGTGCTTATGACCAGTTGCGATCGTTTGTCGAAGACTTCCTTGACTCGGGCTTCAACCCTCTATTCCAACATGTCCGCAAAACCATCGATAGGGAGGCACCACATGTAATGCAGTATCATCGCCGTCAATTTTTCTACTTGGTAGCATGGTTCCTGGAAGCCGAGCGCATGAGGCGCATGGCAAGGAAACAGTCGAGTAAGAATCCCAGCGAGGACATCAGCAGTTTCAACCTTGTTGCTGGTGTTCTCAACCAGGAGATGTTCATCACTCTCAATAAAGCTCTCCATGAGTCGCTCGAGATGAAAGATTGGCATGAACTAACCGCTGTTATGCGTTGTTTTACCCAGATTCTTCTCACCGTGCAGGAAATGTCAGAATCAGGCAACGAGGACAACGAAGAGATCGCCGAAAACGTGCTTAGTCGTTTGTTTTACGAAGAGGCAACCCACGATGCAATTGCCACCATCATTAGAACTTACAAGGACCAAAGCTTCAACTACCTTGATGCTGCCACGGAGCTGGTCCACCACTTCCTCCGTATTCTGGAGGGATACTCTAAGCAGAACATCGATATGCAAGTTCGCTCGCGGAAACGCACTCgacggaagaagaaggctgcccAAGACGCTGCAGGAATCGAGAATGACAACGACGACAATGACGGTTCAGATAATGACGCCGCATCTGCCGAGCGAACTACTAAAGAACGAAAATTCGACTTTCATCGCTTTGCCACGCGTTTCACGCCCCAGAGCGTAGTGGATACATTTGTCGCTTTCACCAAGTATTACCGTGATCTGACAGACTCGCAACTTAAGCGGGCGCATCGATATTTCTATCGCGTGGCTTTCAAAGCAGAGGCGAGTGTCATGCTATTCCGTGTAGATATAATTCACCTCTTTTACAACATGATCAAGGGCCCTGCTGCGCTTGACAAGTCTTCTAAGGTGTTCAAGGAGTGGGAAGAGTTGGTGAAACAGATACTGCGAAAAtgcttcaagaagcttgaacaGCGACCAGAACTGCTTGTGGAGATGCTCTTCAGCAAGGGATCTAGCACTGCCTTCTTTCTCGAGTACGGCTTCGAACGACAAACTGTCACTACAGCCAGCAAGGCCAAGCCTGCAGCTGAGCTGGTCTTCAAAAACACTGAGGAGCTAGACCGGCAGATAGCTATCGTCGTCGGAGCAATGTTGGACAAGAACCAGGCAAACCATATCGCTTGGATCAAGAAAGTCCTCGGCGACGCTGAGAGCGAACGCAAAGCTTTTATGGCAGCGGAAGAAGCAATGGCTTCAGTTGAGCCTGTACCAGacgaagctgaagaacaGCCAACAGAGTCGGGGCCAAAAGCGCCTCCTATATTTT TCGTGCGTCCAGATGATAAGGACCGTCGTAATGCCATATTCAAGAACTCTCATATGCGACTCCTTATGAAACTCGTCGGTCTTCAGCTATTAGGCCCAGCGTCAGAAGAAACACCCGAGTCCGCATGGATTATACCTTCAGATGTCTCTGCCGATGTTCTCAGGGATGCGATTCACTACATCAACCAAGCTGAGTTCAGCCCTCCTACATTCGAGGAGGGTGTTCTGGCAGAACACCAGTTGAAACGCAAAAGTGTTCCACGCAAGAAGGCCGAtttcgatgacgatgaggagggcGAGCTTGGCGACCCAATGTTCGGACCCCTCGGTCCCACGGTGCGCAAACCCATTGACGAAAAAGATGGCCGCAAGAAGTCACCCAGGAAACGTAGGCCTCGAAAAGAACTCACCGAGGAAGAAAGACAAAGCAAGCGTAAAGAAAGGCGAAGAAAAGAGCAAGAAAGGTTGGAGAGCTTAAGATCAGAAGCGTATGTAAGGCCCGAGGACGATGAAACGGATTCCGAATACGACGAAGTCTTCTTCGCTCGAGAACGCGAGGCAAAAGCAAAGGCAGCGGCCATTCGCTACGTTGCGGAACGCCTTCCTGCATCTAAAAAGCCGACTAGAAAGCGTGGAATTGCAGCTACAGAATCTGCATCAAGTAGTGATGAGGAACAGGGAGGAGGTGGAGATTCAGAATCTGGTCACGATTCTGATTCTGGCGACGATTTCATTCTAAGGGCAATGAATACAactcttgaggaagagaacgagGGGCAACCAGAAGGAGCATTGCGACATGGCAGTGATGGAGAGAGTCGCAAGAGGAGACGAGTCAGTGTTGAAAAGACTCAGCCTGACGAGGATCAAGAAATGGGTGGCGTGAATAAGAatggagatgaggatgaggatgaaacCCCTGTCATAACTCGAAGACCGCGTGTACGGGGTGGGTTTGTTGTAgatagtgatgatgatgatgatgagtag